From Actinosynnema mirum DSM 43827, a single genomic window includes:
- a CDS encoding phosphotransferase family protein: MSTELPGLDLERLSIHLGSGPLTGELIPGGRSNLTYRVGDGRERWVLRRPPLGHVLATAHDMAREHRVISALAGTAVPVPEALLLCEDPEVIGAPFYLMREAPGQALREREQCPWLTPEHAAGLSRRLVDVLVDLHAVDPGEVGLADFGRPEGFLARQVDRWGRQLEASRSRDIPGVDRLRRVLADTVPVSRRASVVHGDYRLDNVLVTEDPPGGVSAVLDWEMATLGDPLADLGLMCVYWGGLGLDDDPITGSVPAMPGFASTEEVVARYAERSGADVSGLGWYTAFGCFKLAVIVEGIHYRYRGGQTVGAGFDRIGELTGPLVRRGLAEAGAGRPWSAGEQS; encoded by the coding sequence GTGAGCACCGAGTTGCCGGGCCTTGACCTGGAGCGCCTGTCGATCCACCTGGGCAGCGGCCCGCTGACCGGCGAGCTGATCCCCGGCGGTCGCTCGAACCTGACCTACCGGGTGGGCGACGGCCGCGAGCGGTGGGTGCTGCGGCGCCCGCCGCTGGGGCACGTGCTGGCCACCGCGCACGACATGGCCCGCGAGCACCGGGTGATCAGCGCGCTGGCGGGCACCGCCGTGCCGGTGCCCGAGGCGCTGCTGCTGTGCGAGGACCCCGAGGTGATCGGCGCGCCGTTCTACCTGATGCGCGAGGCGCCCGGTCAGGCGCTGCGCGAGCGCGAGCAGTGCCCGTGGCTCACGCCCGAGCACGCGGCGGGCCTGTCGCGGCGGCTGGTGGACGTGCTGGTCGACCTGCACGCCGTGGACCCCGGCGAGGTGGGGCTGGCGGACTTCGGGCGGCCGGAGGGGTTCCTGGCGCGGCAGGTGGACCGGTGGGGCAGGCAGCTGGAGGCCTCGCGCAGCCGGGACATCCCCGGCGTGGACCGGTTGCGGCGGGTGCTGGCGGACACGGTGCCGGTGTCGCGGCGGGCGTCGGTGGTGCACGGGGACTACCGGCTGGACAACGTGCTGGTCACCGAGGACCCGCCGGGCGGGGTGAGCGCGGTGCTGGACTGGGAGATGGCCACCCTCGGCGACCCGCTGGCCGACCTGGGGCTGATGTGCGTGTACTGGGGCGGCCTCGGGCTGGACGACGACCCGATCACCGGGTCGGTGCCCGCGATGCCGGGGTTCGCCTCCACCGAGGAGGTCGTGGCCCGGTACGCCGAGCGCAGCGGCGCGGACGTGTCCGGGCTGGGCTGGTACACGGCGTTCGGGTGCTTCAAGCTCGCGGTGATCGTGGAGGGCATCCACTACCGGTACCGGGGCGGGCAGACGGTGGGGGCCGGGTTCGACCGGATCGGGGAGCTGACCGGGCCGCTGGTGCGGCGGGGACTGGCCGAGGCGGGCGCGGGGCGCCCCTGGAGCGCGGGAGAGCAGAGCTGA
- a CDS encoding ABC transporter permease, which yields MSTRYLLGKLAGAATSLVLVVVLGFLLFRVIPGDPVVAMTRGRPVTRDQLAALRAELGVDRPVHEQFTAWVADALRGDLGTSYTFRRPVLELIGERLWPTVLLAGTATLLAVALGLWLGARGAWRHDSAFDRISTGAALAQWAMPTFWLGLLLSMVTGDLFPSGGMRYPDTPPDFPSQALDVAHHMVLPVLTMVSVVYAQYLLVMRSSLLEEKHADYITTARAKGLRDDLVRRRHAVPNALLPTVTLVFLHLGLVVSGAITVETVFSWPGLGLLTYEALTGPDLQLLQGVFVLLAGAVVLMNVLADLLHRVLDPRVRAS from the coding sequence GTGAGCACCCGCTACCTGCTCGGGAAGCTGGCGGGCGCGGCGACGAGCCTGGTCCTCGTCGTCGTGCTCGGCTTCCTGCTCTTCCGCGTCATCCCCGGCGACCCGGTGGTCGCCATGACCAGGGGCCGCCCCGTCACCCGCGACCAGCTCGCCGCCCTGCGCGCCGAGCTCGGCGTCGACCGGCCCGTGCACGAGCAGTTCACCGCCTGGGTCGCCGACGCGCTGCGCGGCGACCTGGGCACCTCCTACACCTTCCGCCGCCCCGTGCTGGAGCTGATCGGCGAGCGCCTGTGGCCCACCGTGCTGCTCGCGGGCACCGCCACGCTCCTGGCCGTGGCGCTCGGCCTGTGGCTGGGGGCGCGCGGCGCCTGGCGGCACGACAGCGCCTTCGACCGGATCTCCACCGGCGCGGCCCTGGCCCAGTGGGCCATGCCCACCTTCTGGCTCGGCCTGCTGCTGTCCATGGTCACCGGCGACCTGTTCCCCAGCGGCGGGATGCGCTACCCCGACACCCCGCCCGACTTCCCGTCCCAGGCGCTCGACGTCGCCCACCACATGGTGCTGCCCGTGCTCACCATGGTCTCCGTCGTCTACGCCCAGTACCTGCTGGTCATGCGCTCCTCCCTGCTGGAGGAGAAGCACGCCGACTACATCACCACCGCCCGCGCCAAGGGCCTGCGCGACGACCTGGTGCGCCGCCGCCACGCCGTGCCCAACGCGCTGCTGCCCACCGTCACCCTCGTCTTCCTGCACCTCGGGCTGGTCGTCTCCGGCGCGATCACCGTCGAGACGGTGTTCTCCTGGCCGGGCCTGGGCCTGCTGACCTACGAGGCGCTCACCGGACCGGACCTGCAACTGCTCCAGGGGGTGTTCGTGCTGCTCGCGGGCGCGGTGGTGCTGATGAACGTGCTGGCCGACCTGCTGCACCGGGTCCTGGACCCCAGGGTGCGCGCCTCGTGA
- a CDS encoding acyl-CoA dehydrogenase family protein, translating to MDFAHDATTEQLRRELLEFMEDFVLPAEPVLARQLAEADPWVKPEVIEELKAEARRRGLWNLFLPDREHGAGLTNLQYAPLAEITGRSPHLAPEALNCAAPDTGNMEVLAMFGSAGQQREWLRPLLDGRIRSAFCMTEPEVASSDATNIATRIRREGDEYVIDGRKWWSSGAMNPECAIFIVMGKTDPDAERHRQQSMILVPRETPGVRVERGMRVFGYDDASHGGHAEVVFEGVRVPASNLIGGEGDGFAIAQARLGPGRVHHCMRLIGMAERALELMCRRALERVAFGRPLAEQGVVREWIAESRVRIEQARLLVLKTAWLMDTVGNKGAHTEIQAIKIAVPLMAEWVLDKAIQAHGAAGVSQDHPLAELWASARTLRLADGPDEVHRVSLAKRELKRYA from the coding sequence ATGGACTTCGCCCACGACGCCACCACCGAGCAGCTGCGGCGGGAGCTGCTGGAGTTCATGGAGGACTTCGTGCTGCCCGCGGAGCCGGTGCTGGCGCGGCAGCTGGCCGAGGCGGACCCGTGGGTCAAGCCGGAGGTGATCGAGGAGCTCAAGGCCGAGGCGCGGCGGCGGGGTTTGTGGAACCTGTTCCTGCCCGACCGGGAGCACGGGGCGGGGCTGACGAACCTGCAGTACGCGCCGCTGGCGGAGATCACCGGCCGCAGCCCGCACCTGGCGCCGGAGGCGCTCAACTGCGCGGCGCCGGACACCGGGAACATGGAGGTGCTGGCGATGTTCGGCAGCGCCGGGCAGCAGCGGGAGTGGCTCAGGCCGCTGCTGGACGGGCGCATCCGGTCGGCGTTCTGCATGACCGAGCCGGAGGTGGCGTCCTCGGACGCGACGAACATCGCCACGCGGATCAGGCGCGAGGGCGACGAGTACGTGATCGACGGGCGCAAGTGGTGGTCGTCGGGGGCGATGAACCCCGAGTGCGCGATCTTCATCGTGATGGGCAAGACCGACCCGGACGCGGAGCGGCACCGGCAGCAGTCGATGATCCTGGTGCCGCGTGAGACGCCCGGTGTGCGGGTGGAGCGCGGGATGCGGGTGTTCGGCTACGACGACGCCTCGCACGGCGGGCACGCCGAGGTGGTGTTCGAGGGCGTGCGGGTGCCCGCGTCGAACCTGATCGGCGGGGAGGGCGACGGGTTCGCGATCGCCCAGGCCAGGCTCGGGCCGGGGCGGGTGCACCACTGCATGCGGCTGATCGGGATGGCCGAGCGGGCGCTGGAGCTGATGTGCAGGCGCGCGCTGGAGCGGGTGGCGTTCGGCAGGCCGCTGGCCGAGCAGGGCGTGGTGCGGGAGTGGATCGCGGAGTCGCGGGTGCGCATCGAGCAGGCGCGGCTGCTGGTGCTCAAGACGGCGTGGCTGATGGACACGGTGGGCAACAAGGGCGCGCACACGGAGATCCAGGCGATCAAGATCGCGGTGCCGCTGATGGCGGAGTGGGTGCTGGACAAGGCGATCCAGGCGCACGGCGCGGCCGGGGTGAGCCAGGACCACCCGCTGGCGGAGCTGTGGGCGTCGGCGCGCACGCTGCGGCTGGCGGACGGGCCGGACGAGGTGCACCGGGTGTCGTTGGCGAAGCGGGAGTTGAAGCGGTACGCGTGA
- a CDS encoding RICIN domain-containing protein, whose amino-acid sequence MPHTRAALRALACALILLSTAAPATAAPHPAQQEVSPQALRYRIFNTEGDCLDGNNPNALYLWDCVNATNQYWYFDVRSDGWTQLRNAKTQRCIRTSSFGAYDVPVVTGPCSSSGEDLWYGIHRESGWYWLAPYGWDSYDDPCINGPRSGNGQGLFMNQCNAQQWPTNYWAWTPIAE is encoded by the coding sequence ATGCCACACACCCGAGCAGCCCTGCGAGCACTCGCCTGCGCCCTGATCCTGCTGTCCACCGCCGCACCGGCCACCGCCGCACCGCACCCCGCGCAACAGGAGGTGTCACCCCAGGCCCTGCGCTACCGGATCTTCAACACCGAGGGCGACTGCCTGGACGGCAACAACCCCAACGCGCTCTACCTCTGGGACTGCGTCAACGCCACCAACCAGTACTGGTACTTCGACGTCCGATCCGATGGGTGGACGCAGCTGCGCAACGCCAAGACGCAGCGGTGCATCCGCACCAGCAGCTTCGGGGCCTACGACGTGCCGGTGGTCACCGGGCCGTGCTCGTCGAGCGGCGAGGACCTCTGGTACGGCATCCACCGCGAGTCGGGCTGGTACTGGCTGGCGCCCTACGGCTGGGACAGCTACGACGACCCCTGCATCAACGGGCCGCGCTCCGGCAACGGGCAGGGCCTGTTCATGAACCAGTGCAACGCCCAGCAGTGGCCCACCAACTACTGGGCCTGGACCCCCATCGCCGAGTAG
- a CDS encoding S66 peptidase family protein, whose protein sequence is MSGLLAPGDRVVVVSPSSASPAEDVDAGVALLRGWGLDAVAAPHAKDYHPGLRYLAGTDPDRAADLTAALVDPEVRGVLCARGGYGSQRMVDLVDWPSVAAAEPSVFVGSSDATALHERFSAFGLASWFGPMVATPAFLSDAVARENLRRALFEGVRSYSGAPVAGGRASGVAFGGNLSLLGPPPPEGAVVLIEEVGEEPYRLDRMLTALRRSGWFGGVAAVVLGSWEGCGDRSVVDEVLADRLGTLGVPVLGDAGFGHCPGQVTVPLGVPVEVDADAGVVTVLDPAGSGGPRPLLDVAS, encoded by the coding sequence GTGAGCGGGTTGTTGGCGCCGGGTGACCGGGTTGTGGTGGTGTCGCCGTCGTCGGCTTCGCCCGCGGAGGACGTGGACGCGGGGGTTGCGCTGCTGCGGGGGTGGGGGTTGGACGCGGTGGCTGCGCCGCACGCGAAGGACTACCACCCAGGGTTGCGGTACCTGGCGGGGACGGACCCGGATCGGGCGGCGGACCTGACGGCGGCGCTGGTGGACCCGGAGGTGCGGGGGGTGCTGTGCGCGCGGGGCGGGTACGGCAGTCAGCGCATGGTGGACCTGGTGGACTGGCCGTCGGTGGCGGCGGCGGAGCCGTCGGTGTTCGTGGGGTCCAGTGACGCGACGGCGCTGCACGAGCGGTTCTCGGCGTTCGGGTTGGCGTCGTGGTTCGGGCCGATGGTGGCGACGCCCGCGTTCCTGTCGGACGCGGTGGCGCGGGAGAATTTGCGTCGGGCGCTGTTCGAGGGGGTGCGGTCGTACTCGGGTGCGCCGGTGGCGGGTGGTCGGGCGTCGGGTGTGGCGTTCGGGGGGAACCTGAGCCTGCTGGGTCCTCCCCCGCCGGAGGGTGCGGTGGTGCTGATCGAGGAGGTCGGCGAGGAGCCGTACCGGTTGGACCGGATGTTGACGGCGCTGCGGCGGTCGGGGTGGTTCGGCGGGGTGGCGGCGGTGGTGCTGGGCTCGTGGGAGGGGTGCGGCGACCGGTCGGTGGTGGACGAGGTGCTGGCGGACCGGTTGGGCACGTTGGGGGTGCCGGTGCTGGGGGACGCGGGGTTCGGGCACTGCCCTGGGCAGGTGACGGTGCCGTTGGGGGTGCCGGTGGAGGTGGACGCGGACGCGGGGGTGGTGACGGTCCTGGACCCCGCCGGGAGTGGTGGGCCCCGGCCGTTGTTGGATGTGGCGAGCTGA
- a CDS encoding DUF2867 domain-containing protein codes for MTVLVRTNGRVGRWHLRLIGPFRDLLVYPALVRRWERVLRER; via the coding sequence ATGACGGTGCTGGTCAGGACGAACGGCAGGGTGGGCAGGTGGCACCTGCGCCTGATCGGCCCGTTCCGGGACCTGCTGGTGTACCCGGCGCTGGTGCGCCGCTGGGAGCGGGTGCTGCGCGAGCGCTAG
- a CDS encoding HAD family hydrolase has product MVNARTRPVDAVVLDWGGVMTVPVPAFVDSWLTAERIDRERYTTTLRAWMGRSAPPDTPVARLETGELPVAEFEALLAAELTTLDGTAVPAPGLLRRMFGQAHPDPAMVDLVRSARAAGLTTALLSNSWGEGYPEQLLLELFDVVVVSGRVGLRKPDPAIFAHTVDRVGAPASRCAFFDDMPGNVEGARAAGLLAHRHTSADETRRVLESLLGGAL; this is encoded by the coding sequence GTGGTCAACGCGAGGACGCGTCCGGTCGACGCCGTGGTGCTGGACTGGGGCGGGGTGATGACCGTGCCGGTCCCCGCGTTCGTGGACTCCTGGCTGACCGCCGAGCGCATCGACCGCGAGCGCTACACCACCACCCTGCGCGCCTGGATGGGCCGCTCCGCTCCCCCGGACACGCCGGTGGCGCGCCTGGAGACCGGCGAGCTGCCGGTGGCCGAGTTCGAGGCGCTGCTCGCCGCCGAGCTGACCACCCTGGACGGGACCGCCGTGCCCGCGCCCGGCCTGCTGCGCCGCATGTTCGGCCAGGCCCACCCCGACCCGGCGATGGTCGACCTGGTGCGGTCGGCCCGCGCGGCCGGGCTGACCACGGCGCTGCTGTCCAACAGCTGGGGCGAGGGCTACCCGGAGCAGCTGCTGCTGGAGCTGTTCGACGTGGTGGTGGTCAGCGGCCGGGTCGGGCTGCGCAAGCCCGACCCGGCGATCTTCGCGCACACCGTCGACCGGGTGGGCGCGCCCGCGTCCCGGTGCGCGTTCTTCGACGACATGCCCGGCAACGTCGAGGGCGCCCGCGCCGCCGGTCTGCTCGCCCACCGCCACACGAGCGCGGACGAGACCCGCCGCGTGCTGGAGAGCCTGCTCGGAGGAGCCCTGTGA
- the nikE gene encoding nickel ABC transporter ATP-binding protein NikE gives MTAAAPAGPLLRVRDLRVRYARSRDEHPAVDGVDLDLDAGQTLGLAGESGCGKSTVAMSVLRLLPPTAEVTGQVLLGGEDVTTMSWGRLRAVRWAEASVVFQGAMHAFNPVRRIGGQIAEPMRLHGVPTPSGVDAAVAELLDQVELPARAARAYPHELSGGQKQRAMIAMALACAPGLVIADEPTTALDVVVQAQVLGLLTRLVAERGIGLVVISHDLSVLAATCDRLAVMRRGKVVEQGPTRQVIAAPAHEHSRALAAAFPTVGDPAFRRVREHEEPGPPLLSARDLRVSFGGVTAVDGVDLDVRPGEIVALVGQSGSGKTTLARTLLGLQRPTSGRVEFDGAPLPRSASGLRAFRRQAQLVLQDPTSALNPRHSVYEAVAEGLRIHRVDGDEAALVAAALEQAELRPPVAFTQALPHELSGGQRQRVVIAGALALGPRLLVADEPVASLDASVRGEILALLLRLRAELGLGALVITHDLGLAWTIADRVVVMLDGRFVEQGPVEEVLLRPRHEYTKALLAAVWPLDSRQRAGRGGAGGAGRTDA, from the coding sequence ATGACCGCCGCCGCTCCGGCCGGCCCGCTGCTGCGGGTGCGGGACCTGCGGGTGCGCTACGCCCGCTCCCGCGACGAGCACCCCGCCGTCGACGGCGTCGACCTCGACCTGGACGCCGGGCAGACCCTGGGCCTGGCGGGGGAGTCGGGCTGCGGCAAGTCCACCGTGGCCATGTCCGTGCTGCGCCTGCTGCCCCCCACCGCCGAGGTCACCGGCCAGGTCCTGCTCGGAGGCGAGGACGTGACCACCATGTCCTGGGGCAGGCTGCGCGCCGTGCGCTGGGCCGAGGCGTCCGTGGTGTTCCAGGGCGCCATGCACGCCTTCAACCCGGTGCGGCGCATAGGCGGGCAGATCGCCGAGCCCATGCGCCTGCACGGCGTCCCCACCCCCTCGGGCGTGGACGCCGCCGTGGCCGAGCTGCTCGACCAGGTCGAGCTCCCGGCGCGCGCCGCCCGCGCCTACCCGCACGAGCTGTCCGGCGGCCAGAAGCAGCGCGCCATGATCGCCATGGCGCTGGCCTGCGCGCCGGGCCTGGTCATCGCCGACGAGCCGACCACCGCGCTCGACGTCGTCGTCCAGGCCCAGGTGCTCGGGCTGCTCACCCGGCTGGTCGCCGAGCGCGGCATCGGCCTGGTCGTGATCAGCCACGACCTGTCCGTGCTCGCCGCCACCTGCGACCGGCTCGCCGTGATGCGCCGGGGCAAGGTCGTCGAGCAGGGCCCCACCCGGCAGGTCATCGCCGCACCGGCGCACGAGCACTCGCGCGCGCTGGCCGCCGCGTTCCCCACCGTCGGCGACCCGGCGTTCCGGCGCGTGCGCGAGCACGAGGAGCCGGGGCCGCCGCTGCTGAGCGCGCGCGACCTGCGGGTGTCGTTCGGCGGGGTGACGGCCGTGGACGGGGTGGACCTGGACGTGCGGCCGGGGGAGATCGTCGCCCTGGTCGGCCAGTCCGGCTCCGGCAAGACCACCCTGGCCCGCACCCTCCTCGGCCTGCAACGCCCCACCTCGGGCCGCGTCGAGTTCGACGGCGCCCCGCTGCCGCGCTCGGCGTCCGGGCTGCGCGCGTTCCGGAGGCAGGCGCAGCTGGTGCTCCAGGACCCGACCAGCGCCCTGAACCCCCGGCACTCGGTGTACGAGGCGGTCGCGGAGGGCCTGCGCATCCACCGCGTCGACGGCGACGAGGCGGCCCTGGTCGCGGCGGCGCTGGAGCAGGCCGAACTGCGCCCCCCGGTGGCGTTCACCCAGGCCCTGCCGCACGAGCTGTCCGGCGGGCAGCGGCAGCGGGTGGTGATCGCGGGCGCGCTGGCGCTGGGGCCCAGGCTGCTGGTGGCGGACGAGCCGGTGGCGTCGCTGGACGCGTCGGTGCGCGGGGAGATCCTGGCGCTGCTGCTGCGCCTGCGCGCCGAGCTGGGGCTGGGCGCGCTGGTGATCACCCACGATCTGGGGCTGGCGTGGACCATCGCCGATCGGGTGGTGGTGATGCTGGACGGGCGGTTCGTGGAGCAGGGGCCGGTGGAGGAGGTGCTGCTGCGGCCTCGGCACGAGTACACGAAGGCCCTGCTGGCGGCGGTGTGGCCGCTGGACTCGCGGCAGCGGGCGGGGCGGGGCGGGGCGGGCGGGGCCGGCCGAACGGACGCCTGA
- a CDS encoding ABC transporter permease, producing the protein MSALVRRRRLAAAAATWRSFAAHRAGLAGLVLLGAIAALALLAPLLTDAGGLDVTKATGAPYRPPSSEHWLGTDNSGRSVLLLTWWGTRVSLVVGLAAAVLSVLIGTVVGVTAAHFRRTEGPLMGATDFFLALPSLVLAIALSTVLPRGLSTIVLAIAVTSWPSTARVVRAQTLAVEARPFVERARALGGGHAHVVGRHVLPAVLPLVLVNTTLAVASAIISESTLSFLGLGDPTRVSWGSMLHAASSYGAVSQRAWWFILPPGLGVVAVVLAFTLCGRAMESVLIPRLGGRR; encoded by the coding sequence GTGAGCGCCCTGGTCAGGCGCCGCCGCCTCGCCGCCGCCGCGGCCACCTGGCGCTCCTTCGCCGCCCACCGCGCGGGGCTGGCCGGCCTGGTGCTGCTGGGCGCCATCGCCGCGCTCGCCCTGCTCGCCCCCCTGCTCACCGACGCGGGCGGCCTGGACGTCACCAAGGCCACCGGCGCCCCCTACCGGCCACCCAGCTCGGAGCACTGGCTCGGCACCGACAACAGCGGGCGCTCGGTGCTGCTGCTGACCTGGTGGGGCACCCGCGTGTCCCTGGTCGTGGGCCTGGCCGCCGCCGTGCTGTCCGTGCTCATCGGCACCGTCGTCGGCGTCACCGCCGCGCACTTCCGCCGCACCGAGGGCCCGCTCATGGGCGCCACCGACTTCTTCCTCGCCCTGCCCTCCCTGGTGCTGGCCATCGCCCTGTCCACCGTGCTGCCGCGCGGGCTGTCCACGATCGTGCTCGCCATCGCCGTCACCTCCTGGCCCTCCACCGCCCGCGTGGTGCGCGCCCAGACCCTCGCGGTGGAGGCCCGCCCGTTCGTCGAGCGCGCCAGGGCCCTGGGCGGCGGCCACGCGCACGTCGTCGGGCGGCACGTGCTGCCCGCCGTGCTGCCCCTGGTGCTGGTCAACACCACCCTGGCGGTGGCCAGCGCGATCATCTCCGAGTCCACCCTGTCGTTCCTGGGCCTGGGCGACCCCACCCGCGTGTCCTGGGGGTCGATGCTGCACGCGGCCAGCAGCTACGGCGCGGTCTCCCAGCGGGCGTGGTGGTTCATCCTCCCGCCGGGGCTGGGCGTGGTGGCCGTGGTGCTGGCGTTCACCCTGTGCGGGCGCGCCATGGAGTCCGTGCTCATCCCCAGGCTGGGAGGCCGCCGATGA
- a CDS encoding DUF2867 domain-containing protein: MNRRSRRCGVEDVWRVRAPGAGPDEFPAVPAALLRDSVADTSSGLLFTARERLGALLGRERPQHGLGARVRPLADRVPPEPAWCAWAGRPARTGTS; encoded by the coding sequence GTGAACAGGCGCTCCCGGCGCTGCGGCGTCGAGGACGTGTGGCGCGTGCGCGCCCCAGGGGCAGGACCGGACGAGTTCCCGGCGGTGCCGGCCGCGCTGCTGCGGGACAGCGTGGCGGACACCTCGTCGGGACTGCTGTTCACCGCCCGCGAGCGGCTGGGGGCGCTGCTGGGCCGGGAGCGTCCCCAGCACGGCCTGGGCGCGCGGGTGCGCCCCCTGGCCGACCGCGTCCCGCCGGAACCGGCCTGGTGCGCCTGGGCTGGACGCCCGGCGAGGACGGGCACGAGCTGA
- a CDS encoding S9 family peptidase gives MVEIASYGTWESPVTALEAARAGGGPQWVWLHGGAVWWACSLPSEGGRLELLRDGAPLLGAPWNVRNRLHEYGGRPYAVVDVPGGGVRVAFTNWEDQRIYLLDPDGGGGPAPITVEPSVRHGVRYGDLVAGPDGESVWCVRESVTGPAPTDVVREIVSVPLDGGEPVVLAASHRFMAGVRPSPDGAHLAWLGWDHPDMPWDSAELCVAGVGGGHRVVAGGSGESVCQVEWDGSTALLALTDPDGWWNLHRIGFDGSRENLAACERELGGALWKPGQTWFAPVGDGYRYAVLASGSLAVLDERGRTVTPVEVDLPVWQAGIVVSGGVVAGVAGGPLVESSVVTLDLSSGEVTHHSEAAAPHARYLPEPELRVFSRPDGQRVPAWVYLPFNPDFVAPEGELPPFVVHVHGGPTGRFAPALDLDLAFLTSRGIGVVAVDYGGSTGYGRAYRERLRGQWGVVDVEDCAAVAEALAAEGTADGGRLAIRGGSAGGWTSAASLTSVSVYRCGMVAFPILDLAGWTAEGGETHDFESRYVEGLVGRLPEAERLYRERSPSGRADRLAGPVLMLQGLEDEICPPAQAERFMAGLAGSGVPHAYLAFEGEQHGFRREATIVAALEAELSFYGQVLGFVPSGVPVLGLSS, from the coding sequence GTGGTGGAGATCGCGTCGTACGGGACGTGGGAATCGCCGGTGACGGCGTTGGAGGCGGCGCGGGCGGGTGGCGGGCCCCAGTGGGTCTGGCTGCACGGTGGCGCGGTGTGGTGGGCGTGCTCGCTGCCCTCGGAGGGGGGTCGGTTGGAGCTGCTGCGGGACGGGGCGCCGTTGTTGGGGGCGCCGTGGAACGTGCGGAACCGGTTGCACGAGTACGGGGGTCGGCCCTACGCGGTGGTGGACGTGCCGGGTGGTGGGGTGCGGGTGGCGTTCACGAACTGGGAGGACCAGCGGATCTACCTGCTGGACCCGGACGGTGGTGGTGGGCCCGCGCCGATCACGGTGGAGCCGTCGGTGCGGCACGGGGTGCGGTACGGGGACCTGGTGGCGGGGCCGGATGGCGAGTCGGTGTGGTGCGTGCGGGAGTCGGTGACCGGTCCCGCGCCGACCGATGTGGTGCGGGAGATCGTGTCGGTGCCGCTGGACGGTGGTGAGCCGGTGGTGCTGGCGGCCAGTCACCGGTTCATGGCGGGGGTGCGGCCGAGTCCGGACGGGGCGCACCTGGCGTGGCTCGGGTGGGATCACCCGGACATGCCGTGGGACAGCGCCGAGCTGTGCGTGGCCGGGGTCGGTGGTGGTCACCGGGTGGTCGCGGGTGGTTCGGGCGAGTCGGTGTGCCAGGTGGAGTGGGACGGCAGCACGGCGCTGCTGGCGCTGACGGACCCGGACGGCTGGTGGAACCTGCACCGGATCGGGTTCGACGGGTCGCGGGAGAACCTGGCGGCGTGCGAGCGCGAGCTGGGTGGGGCGCTGTGGAAGCCGGGGCAGACGTGGTTCGCGCCGGTGGGTGACGGTTACCGGTACGCGGTGCTGGCGTCGGGGTCGTTGGCGGTGCTGGACGAGCGCGGGCGGACCGTGACGCCGGTGGAGGTGGACCTGCCGGTGTGGCAGGCGGGGATCGTGGTGTCCGGTGGGGTGGTGGCCGGGGTCGCGGGTGGTCCGCTGGTGGAGTCGTCGGTGGTGACGTTGGACCTGTCCAGCGGTGAGGTGACGCACCACTCGGAGGCTGCGGCGCCGCACGCGCGGTACTTGCCGGAGCCGGAGTTGCGGGTGTTCTCGCGGCCGGACGGGCAGCGGGTTCCGGCGTGGGTGTACTTGCCGTTCAACCCGGACTTCGTGGCGCCGGAGGGTGAGCTGCCGCCGTTCGTGGTGCACGTGCACGGTGGGCCGACGGGTCGGTTCGCGCCCGCGCTGGACCTGGACCTGGCGTTCTTGACCAGTCGGGGCATCGGTGTGGTGGCGGTGGACTACGGGGGGTCGACGGGGTACGGGCGGGCGTACCGGGAGCGGTTGCGCGGGCAGTGGGGCGTGGTGGACGTCGAGGACTGCGCGGCTGTGGCGGAGGCGCTGGCCGCGGAGGGGACCGCTGATGGTGGGCGGTTGGCGATCCGGGGTGGCAGCGCCGGTGGGTGGACGTCGGCGGCGTCGTTGACGTCGGTGTCGGTGTACCGGTGCGGGATGGTGGCGTTCCCGATCCTGGACCTGGCGGGGTGGACGGCCGAGGGCGGGGAGACGCACGACTTCGAGTCGCGGTACGTGGAGGGGCTGGTGGGGCGGCTGCCGGAGGCCGAGCGGCTGTACCGGGAGCGGTCGCCGAGCGGGCGGGCGGACCGGTTGGCGGGTCCGGTGCTGATGCTGCAGGGGCTGGAGGACGAGATCTGCCCTCCGGCGCAGGCGGAGCGGTTCATGGCGGGGTTGGCCGGGAGCGGGGTGCCGCACGCGTACCTGGCGTTCGAGGGCGAGCAGCACGGGTTCCGGCGGGAGGCCACGATCGTGGCGGCGTTGGAGGCTGAGCTGTCGTTCTACGGGCAGGTGCTGGGGTTCGTTCCGTCGGGTGTTCCGGTGTTGGGGTTGAGCTCGTGA